One stretch of Stanieria cyanosphaera PCC 7437 DNA includes these proteins:
- a CDS encoding toprim domain-containing protein: MQFISNSKTPFYPPEIIDEVRQFDLEEVAQWLGMERDCHDKKKWRISGCTISIDPERGVFFDHLAQTGGGGAISLVTHVLGCDFVSAMDFLWGKPVDLSPRKPNKNILPKVKELEKLPRCNRRAPDKWKDVKEYLIDRRVLPSYLVDTLHQQGKIDADICGNVMFFRYSITEDFQIGEAVGASLRSISGNLKLLTPGTKRNEGWFFFGIGEGFVHKIFLVESPIDAISLAALRGNYIYGRTIYISVDGAGSIPRAILTQATQKGTTIILALDGDCPGEEMSWRIAKLLPRVLRLRPLLGKDWNEQLLGNRRYALAKEDWLMFVKALDRDELTRQRINRLVEQTTFSTAGREMFLLDWKAYRKRQNQLWQWYRQARTDGKSAGYLQRIVDIAISFNQQQPIPLSKKAIEAMQKDLTGR, encoded by the coding sequence ATGCAATTCATATCGAACAGTAAAACTCCCTTTTATCCGCCAGAGATAATCGATGAGGTACGTCAGTTCGATTTAGAAGAAGTAGCGCAATGGTTGGGAATGGAACGCGATTGTCACGATAAGAAGAAGTGGCGCATTAGTGGCTGTACAATTTCAATCGATCCCGAACGGGGAGTTTTCTTCGACCATCTGGCACAAACTGGGGGTGGTGGTGCAATTAGTTTGGTGACTCACGTTCTTGGGTGCGATTTTGTTAGTGCCATGGATTTTTTATGGGGTAAACCTGTAGATTTATCACCTAGAAAACCTAACAAAAATATTCTACCCAAGGTCAAAGAACTAGAAAAACTACCCAGGTGTAATCGGCGCGCTCCTGACAAATGGAAGGATGTAAAAGAGTATCTAATCGACCGTCGGGTATTACCCAGTTATCTGGTCGATACCCTCCACCAGCAAGGAAAGATCGATGCAGACATTTGCGGTAATGTCATGTTTTTCCGATATTCGATAACCGAAGATTTTCAAATAGGTGAAGCGGTTGGGGCTAGTTTGAGGAGCATATCTGGCAATCTTAAATTACTCACCCCAGGAACTAAGAGGAATGAAGGTTGGTTTTTCTTTGGTATTGGTGAAGGCTTTGTCCACAAGATATTTTTGGTTGAATCTCCCATTGATGCGATTTCACTGGCTGCTTTGAGGGGAAATTATATCTATGGTAGAACGATTTATATTTCTGTTGACGGGGCGGGGAGTATTCCTCGAGCGATACTTACTCAAGCTACTCAAAAGGGAACAACAATTATCTTGGCGTTAGATGGAGACTGCCCTGGAGAAGAAATGTCCTGGCGAATTGCTAAACTGCTGCCAAGGGTTTTGAGATTGCGACCATTATTAGGAAAGGATTGGAACGAACAATTATTGGGAAATAGGCGTTATGCTCTAGCTAAAGAAGACTGGTTGATGTTTGTCAAAGCATTAGATAGAGATGAACTGACACGACAGCGAATTAATCGGTTGGTCGAGCAAACTACTTTTTCTACAGCAGGGCGAGAGATGTTTTTGTTGGACTGGAAAGCTTACAGAAAAAGGCAAAATCAATTATGGCAGTGGTATCGTCAAGCTCGGACTGATGGTAAATCTGCGGGATATTTACAGAGAATTGTCGATATTGCAATTTCATTTAATCAACAGCAACCAATACCCTTATCTAAAAAGGCGATTGAAGCGATGCAGAAAGACTTAACTGGGCGATAA
- a CDS encoding Fic family protein, giving the protein MPQILNLIAEIDEFKGSWRALGTLAPERLAALRKVATIESIGSSTRIEGAKLSDRQIETLLSNLDSLSFTTRDEQEVAGYAEVMQILFDSWEMIPITENYIKQLHSILLQYSHKDERHRGNYKAIDNHIEAFDGDGKSLGILFTTASPMMTPLLMEKLVNWTREAFTDKQLHPLLITGIFIVRFLAIHPFQDGNERGGRCFASSLSNHAVGRLSRVLTTLLLLKSGYTYVPFSSLETVIEENKDSYYLALRRTQQSLKTENPDWNSWLLFFLHSLKRQKDRLAVKLEREKIMQSSLPELSVKILELAKEHGRITTGEIERYTQANRSTIKARINDLLGMKKLIRHGKGRSTWYSLF; this is encoded by the coding sequence TTGCCCCAAATACTAAATCTCATTGCCGAAATAGATGAGTTTAAGGGGTCGTGGCGAGCTTTGGGAACGCTTGCTCCCGAACGTTTAGCAGCATTGAGAAAAGTAGCGACTATTGAAAGTATTGGTTCATCTACTCGTATTGAAGGCGCCAAACTTAGCGATCGCCAAATTGAGACTTTACTGAGTAATTTAGACTCATTATCTTTTACTACTCGCGACGAACAGGAAGTAGCGGGTTATGCAGAGGTGATGCAAATATTGTTTGACAGTTGGGAAATGATTCCGATTACGGAAAACTACATCAAACAACTTCATTCAATACTTTTACAATACAGTCACAAGGATGAAAGACATCGTGGTAATTATAAGGCAATAGATAATCATATTGAAGCATTCGATGGAGATGGTAAAAGTCTCGGTATTTTATTTACAACTGCTTCTCCAATGATGACTCCATTGTTGATGGAAAAATTAGTTAACTGGACTCGCGAAGCTTTTACAGACAAACAACTGCATCCTTTGTTAATTACAGGAATTTTCATCGTTCGGTTTTTAGCTATTCATCCCTTTCAAGATGGCAATGAGCGCGGGGGACGCTGCTTCGCAAGCAGCTTGTCCAACCACGCTGTTGGTCGTCTTTCTAGAGTTTTGACTACATTGTTGCTCTTAAAAAGTGGATATACTTATGTTCCTTTTAGTTCCCTAGAAACTGTAATAGAAGAAAACAAGGATAGTTATTATCTGGCTTTAAGACGTACACAGCAAAGTTTAAAGACTGAAAATCCAGATTGGAATAGTTGGTTATTGTTTTTTCTTCATTCCCTAAAGCGACAAAAAGACCGTTTGGCAGTCAAATTAGAGAGAGAAAAGATTATGCAAAGTTCTCTCCCAGAATTATCGGTGAAAATTCTAGAACTGGCTAAAGAACATGGCAGAATTACTACAGGGGAAATTGAAAGATATACCCAGGCTAATCGCAGTACTATCAAAGCCAGAATTAATGATTTGCTAGGGATGAAAAAATTAATCCGACATGGTAAAGGAAGATCTACTTGGTATTCTCTTTTTTAA